In one window of Caballeronia sp. TF1N1 DNA:
- a CDS encoding Rne/Rng family ribonuclease, producing MKRMLFNATQQEELRVAIVDGQKLIDIDIETAGREQRKGNIYKGVVTRIEPSLEACFVNYGEDRHGFLPFKEVARQYFRDGIEMRSARIQDALREGQELIVQVEKEERGNKGAALTTFISLAGRYLVLMPNNPRGGGVSRRIEGDERQELRETMAQLELPEGMSIIARTAGIGRSAEELQWDLNYLMQLWRAIEAASQSGVAGQPMLIYLESSLVIRAIRDYFQPDIGEILIDTTEIHDQARAFMDIVMPDNLQKVKRYHDDVPLFSRFQIEHQIETAYSRTVPLPSGGAIVIDHTEALVAIDVNSARATKGADIEETATRTNLEAADEVARQLRLRDLGGLIVIDFIDMESAKSQREVEQRLKDALKHDRARVQMGKISRFGLMELSRQRLRPALSEGSHVTCPRCNGTGHIRDTESSALQVLRIIQEEAMKENTAAIHCQVPVEVTAFLLNEKRSEINKIESRFKVNVVLIPNKHLETPHYKLERLRHDDARLDEPRASWKMAVEAATEMESETGYSKRTEEVKPKQEAAVKGITPEKPAPSAPVKPAPVEAAPVAATPEPASGGFIAWIKNLFGIQPEVKPAPAPVEAQPATRAPRERPERGERTGGGDRNRNRRGGANRDGAAVGAAAGANGVNGAVGGGNGTGRQGARREDREARPGREGRELREVREPREAREGREGREPREAREAREPRERNQDRNAERAPRAEAAERPERRERADRGERGERGDRAERTERPERGERRKPQAETAVEALTPSEAVPSEIVETAQTDDDFAQQNGLDAVSAEQAARDGEERRRRRRGRRGGRREREDDGTTVNHAADVAEAEGAAESMSAQAGVFDAEAAQEAAARREPRPAVAAPQPVAERSVEKAPEQAVAAPVQAPVRVEQPSQTEAIEANAQLKATTPEPAPEFFAKSDASLAVDNPFGPTPKLAETKPADPFAPATPAAPAAVEEAKPVEVAAPVETAKPVETAKPVEAPAEAIAETPSAEAAPVRAEPAEPVKVAAVAATPEATSVPPVQVQAVETVTTESVIETAVASQPVAVEAEPVKAAAPAAAPAATPVSTEALQPMLESAGLVWVNTDASKLRDANAAAEREAAPARVPRERKPLPPVSAAPMQQVETGKDAQ from the coding sequence ATGAAACGCATGCTGTTTAATGCGACGCAGCAGGAAGAACTCCGCGTCGCCATCGTCGATGGGCAGAAGCTCATCGATATCGACATCGAAACCGCCGGGCGCGAACAGCGCAAAGGCAACATCTACAAGGGAGTCGTCACCCGCATCGAGCCGTCGCTCGAAGCCTGTTTCGTCAACTACGGCGAGGACCGCCACGGTTTTCTGCCGTTCAAGGAAGTCGCCCGCCAATATTTTCGCGACGGCATCGAGATGCGCTCCGCGCGCATTCAGGACGCGCTGCGCGAAGGCCAGGAACTGATCGTTCAGGTCGAAAAGGAAGAACGCGGCAACAAGGGCGCGGCGCTGACCACGTTCATTTCGCTCGCCGGACGCTATCTCGTCCTGATGCCGAACAACCCGCGCGGCGGCGGCGTGTCGCGCCGGATCGAAGGCGACGAGCGGCAGGAACTGCGCGAAACCATGGCGCAGCTCGAATTGCCGGAAGGCATGAGCATCATCGCGCGCACAGCGGGGATCGGACGCTCGGCCGAAGAACTCCAGTGGGACCTGAATTACCTGATGCAACTGTGGCGCGCGATCGAAGCCGCGTCGCAGAGCGGTGTCGCCGGCCAGCCCATGCTGATTTATCTCGAATCGAGCCTCGTCATTCGCGCGATTCGCGACTATTTCCAGCCGGATATCGGCGAAATTCTCATCGACACGACCGAAATCCATGATCAGGCGCGCGCCTTCATGGACATCGTGATGCCCGACAACCTGCAAAAGGTGAAGCGCTATCACGACGACGTGCCGCTGTTCTCGCGTTTCCAGATCGAGCATCAGATTGAAACCGCGTATTCGCGCACGGTGCCGCTGCCTTCGGGCGGCGCGATCGTGATCGATCACACCGAGGCGCTCGTCGCCATCGACGTGAACTCGGCGCGCGCGACCAAGGGCGCCGACATCGAGGAAACCGCCACGCGCACCAATCTGGAAGCCGCCGACGAAGTCGCGCGCCAGTTGCGTCTGCGCGATCTGGGCGGGCTGATCGTGATCGACTTCATCGACATGGAGTCGGCAAAAAGCCAGCGCGAGGTCGAACAGCGCCTGAAAGACGCGCTCAAGCACGACCGTGCGCGCGTACAAATGGGCAAGATTTCTCGCTTCGGGTTGATGGAACTGTCGCGTCAGCGGCTGCGTCCGGCACTCTCCGAAGGCAGCCACGTCACCTGCCCGCGTTGTAACGGCACGGGCCATATCCGCGATACCGAGTCGTCCGCGCTGCAAGTGCTGCGGATCATTCAGGAAGAAGCGATGAAGGAAAACACCGCGGCGATTCATTGCCAGGTGCCGGTCGAAGTGACCGCCTTCCTATTGAACGAAAAGCGCTCGGAAATCAACAAGATCGAGTCGCGCTTCAAGGTCAACGTCGTTCTGATTCCGAACAAGCATCTGGAGACGCCGCATTACAAGCTGGAGCGTCTGCGTCACGACGATGCCCGTCTCGACGAACCGCGCGCCTCGTGGAAGATGGCAGTGGAAGCGGCAACCGAGATGGAATCGGAAACCGGCTACAGCAAACGCACCGAGGAAGTAAAGCCGAAGCAGGAAGCGGCGGTCAAGGGCATCACGCCCGAGAAGCCCGCGCCGAGCGCGCCGGTCAAACCGGCGCCGGTCGAGGCCGCGCCCGTTGCAGCGACGCCGGAGCCGGCGAGCGGCGGGTTCATCGCGTGGATCAAGAACCTGTTCGGCATTCAGCCTGAAGTCAAACCGGCGCCCGCGCCGGTCGAAGCGCAACCCGCCACGCGCGCGCCACGCGAGCGCCCGGAGCGCGGCGAACGCACGGGCGGCGGCGATCGCAACCGTAATCGCCGTGGCGGTGCGAATCGCGATGGCGCGGCCGTGGGCGCCGCTGCCGGCGCAAACGGCGTGAATGGCGCGGTTGGCGGCGGCAATGGCACGGGCCGTCAAGGCGCACGCCGTGAAGACCGCGAGGCGCGTCCGGGTCGCGAAGGCCGTGAATTGCGCGAAGTTCGCGAGCCGCGTGAAGCACGCGAAGGACGTGAAGGACGCGAGCCCCGCGAGGCGCGTGAGGCACGTGAGCCGCGCGAACGCAATCAGGACCGAAACGCCGAACGCGCACCGCGCGCCGAGGCTGCGGAGCGTCCGGAACGACGCGAGCGTGCGGATCGCGGCGAGCGTGGTGAACGTGGCGATCGTGCGGAACGCACCGAGCGTCCGGAACGTGGCGAGCGTCGCAAGCCGCAAGCCGAAACCGCCGTCGAAGCACTGACGCCAAGCGAAGCGGTGCCGTCGGAAATCGTCGAAACGGCGCAAACCGACGACGACTTCGCGCAGCAAAACGGTCTCGACGCGGTATCGGCGGAACAAGCCGCGCGTGATGGCGAAGAGCGTCGTCGCCGCCGTCGCGGTCGTCGTGGCGGTCGTCGCGAACGTGAAGATGACGGCACGACGGTGAATCACGCCGCCGATGTCGCCGAAGCGGAAGGCGCAGCCGAAAGCATGTCGGCGCAAGCTGGCGTGTTCGACGCGGAAGCCGCGCAAGAAGCCGCCGCGCGTCGCGAACCGCGTCCGGCCGTTGCCGCGCCGCAGCCTGTCGCCGAACGCAGCGTGGAAAAGGCGCCCGAGCAAGCCGTCGCTGCACCGGTGCAAGCGCCTGTGCGCGTCGAGCAGCCGTCGCAGACCGAGGCTATCGAAGCGAACGCGCAGTTGAAGGCGACGACGCCCGAACCGGCGCCGGAGTTCTTCGCGAAGTCGGATGCTTCGCTCGCGGTCGATAACCCGTTCGGCCCGACGCCGAAACTCGCGGAAACGAAGCCCGCCGATCCTTTCGCGCCTGCCACGCCTGCTGCTCCCGCGGCCGTGGAAGAAGCGAAGCCTGTCGAAGTGGCCGCGCCTGTCGAAACCGCGAAGCCAGTGGAAACGGCCAAGCCGGTCGAAGCTCCGGCTGAGGCAATCGCGGAAACGCCGTCCGCCGAAGCCGCGCCGGTACGGGCCGAACCCGCCGAACCCGTCAAGGTCGCCGCGGTTGCAGCGACGCCTGAGGCGACTTCGGTTCCGCCCGTGCAGGTCCAGGCCGTGGAAACGGTGACAACTGAAAGCGTGATTGAAACGGCAGTGGCTTCGCAGCCCGTCGCAGTGGAAGCGGAACCGGTGAAAGCCGCCGCGCCCGCGGCTGCACCGGCCGCGACGCCGGTATCGACGGAAGCGTTGCAGCCGATGCTCGAATCCGCCGGCCTCGTCTGGGTCAACACGGACGCCAGCAAGCTGCGCGACGCCAACGCCGCAGCCGAGCGCGAAGCCGCGCCGGCACGCGTGCCGCGCGAGCGCAAGCCGCTGCCGCCTGTGAGCGCCGCGCCGATGCAGCAAGTGGAAACCGGCAAAGACGCGCAGTAA
- the glp gene encoding gephyrin-like molybdotransferase Glp gives MTTSRPFSACVTYYDPNALPVAAAQEIVRQWAMPRGTAGRVERVSLYEALGRVLAEDVISPIDVPAFDNSAMDGYAFKSAALNAARDAVELNVAGIALAGRPFSAEPNAAQCVRIMTGALIPPGCDTVVPQELVTRADDVIRFPSTVVSEGQNRRLAGEDLARGKAALQAGRIVRASDLGLLASLGIAEVAVRKRLVVAFFSTGDELRSVGEPLAPGSLYDSNRYTLFAMLRRLDVETVDLGIVRDDRASLEKALREAAQAADVVISSGGVSVGDADFTRELMNSLGDVAFWKIAMRPGRPLAFGRLWSGPRAGTGESALFFGLPGNPVAVMATFYFIVREALLAMSGAARQPLIEIRATCAEPIKKRAGRTEFQRGIASRRADGQWSVVTTGPQGSGVLSSMSRANCFIVLEHDRGNLETGDSVDIVPFDGLV, from the coding sequence ATGACCACGTCCAGGCCCTTCTCCGCTTGCGTCACTTACTACGATCCGAACGCGCTGCCGGTTGCGGCCGCGCAGGAAATCGTTCGTCAGTGGGCCATGCCGCGTGGAACTGCCGGGCGTGTCGAACGCGTAAGTCTTTATGAAGCGCTCGGCCGCGTGCTCGCCGAAGACGTGATCTCGCCCATCGATGTCCCGGCATTCGACAACTCCGCAATGGACGGCTACGCGTTCAAGAGCGCCGCGCTCAATGCCGCGCGCGATGCCGTCGAACTGAACGTCGCAGGTATCGCGCTCGCCGGACGTCCCTTCAGCGCCGAACCCAACGCGGCTCAATGCGTGCGCATCATGACGGGCGCGCTGATTCCGCCAGGCTGCGACACCGTCGTGCCGCAAGAACTCGTCACGCGCGCTGACGACGTCATTCGCTTCCCATCAACCGTCGTAAGCGAAGGCCAGAACCGGCGGCTCGCTGGCGAAGACTTGGCTCGCGGAAAGGCCGCTTTGCAAGCAGGCCGTATCGTGCGGGCGTCCGACCTCGGTTTGCTCGCGTCGCTCGGAATTGCCGAAGTCGCGGTTCGGAAGCGTCTCGTCGTCGCGTTCTTTTCCACGGGCGACGAGTTGCGCTCCGTCGGCGAACCGCTTGCGCCCGGCAGCCTCTACGACAGCAACCGCTACACCCTTTTCGCGATGCTGCGCCGCCTCGACGTCGAGACGGTCGATCTGGGCATCGTGCGCGACGACCGGGCATCGTTGGAGAAGGCGTTGCGCGAAGCGGCGCAAGCAGCGGATGTCGTCATCAGCTCGGGAGGCGTCTCCGTTGGCGACGCCGATTTCACGCGCGAACTGATGAACTCGCTCGGCGACGTCGCGTTCTGGAAGATCGCCATGCGTCCCGGCCGCCCGCTCGCATTCGGCCGCTTGTGGTCGGGACCGCGCGCGGGCACGGGCGAATCGGCGCTCTTCTTCGGCTTGCCGGGGAACCCCGTTGCCGTGATGGCCACGTTCTACTTCATCGTCCGTGAAGCCTTGCTGGCCATGTCGGGCGCCGCACGCCAGCCGCTCATCGAGATTCGCGCGACCTGCGCCGAGCCGATCAAAAAGCGCGCGGGCCGCACGGAATTTCAGCGCGGCATCGCAAGCCGCCGCGCCGACGGACAATGGAGCGTCGTGACCACCGGGCCGCAAGGTTCAGGCGTGCTGAGTTCCATGAGCCGGGCCAATTGCTTCATCGTGCTCGAACACGATCGCGGCAATCTCGAAACGGGCGATTCCGTGGATATCGTGCCGTTCGACGGCCTCGTTTGA
- a CDS encoding GNAT family N-acetyltransferase produces the protein MSGASIRPATPADIGAIYALMYELAEFEKLTHLFIATEDGVRDALFGARPSAEALVAEQAGEVVGYALFFHNFSTFLGKRGLYLEDLYVRPTLRGSGLGTQMLKRLAALAVERQCGRFEWSVLDWNQNAIDFYEKMGATVLPDWRIVRITGESLERLAS, from the coding sequence GTGAGCGGCGCGTCGATTCGCCCCGCCACGCCCGCCGATATCGGCGCGATCTACGCGCTGATGTACGAACTCGCGGAATTCGAGAAGCTCACGCATTTGTTTATCGCGACCGAAGACGGCGTGCGCGATGCGCTCTTCGGCGCGCGTCCGTCAGCCGAAGCGCTGGTCGCGGAACAGGCGGGCGAAGTGGTCGGCTATGCGCTCTTCTTCCATAACTTCTCCACGTTTCTCGGCAAGCGCGGGCTGTATCTGGAAGATCTCTACGTGCGCCCGACGTTGCGCGGCAGCGGCCTCGGCACGCAGATGCTCAAGCGGCTTGCGGCACTTGCGGTCGAGCGTCAGTGCGGCCGCTTCGAATGGTCGGTGCTGGACTGGAATCAGAACGCCATCGACTTCTATGAAAAGATGGGCGCAACCGTATTGCCGGACTGGCGCATCGTGCGTATCACCGGTGAGTCGCTGGAGCGGTTGGCGTCTTAG
- a CDS encoding D-glycerate dehydrogenase, which produces MKKVLVARPTFPDVVERLKQYFEVDLNPGDVLGQEEFRARLADKDGAFTAGEMVGETELAGSPNLKVVANMAVGYNNFDMHAFDAHKVLGTNTPNVLNETTADFGWALMMAAARRVTESEHFLRAGKWQKWSFDSFLGTDVYGSTLGVIGMGRIGQALARRAVGFDMRVIYHNRSRVAPEIESQLNAEYASKEDLLKRADHVVLVLPYTKENHHTIGAAELALMKPTATLTNIARGGIVDDSALIAALREKRIAAAGIDVFEGEPDFNPDFLLLDNVALTPHIASATESTRRAMANLAADNLIAGLGEGPRAGNPPNPINPDVLKK; this is translated from the coding sequence ATGAAGAAGGTGCTTGTTGCGCGTCCCACTTTTCCCGATGTGGTCGAACGTCTGAAACAGTATTTCGAAGTCGATCTGAATCCGGGCGACGTGCTTGGCCAGGAGGAGTTTCGCGCGCGTCTGGCCGACAAGGACGGCGCGTTCACTGCCGGCGAGATGGTCGGCGAAACGGAACTGGCGGGCTCGCCGAACCTGAAAGTCGTCGCGAACATGGCGGTCGGCTACAACAACTTCGACATGCACGCCTTCGACGCGCACAAGGTGCTCGGCACCAACACGCCCAACGTGCTGAACGAAACCACCGCCGACTTCGGCTGGGCGCTCATGATGGCTGCGGCCCGGCGCGTCACCGAATCCGAGCACTTTCTGCGCGCGGGCAAATGGCAGAAGTGGAGTTTCGATTCGTTCCTCGGCACCGACGTGTACGGCTCGACGCTCGGCGTGATCGGCATGGGCCGGATCGGGCAAGCGCTGGCGCGCCGCGCGGTGGGCTTCGACATGCGCGTGATCTATCACAACCGTTCGCGCGTCGCGCCGGAGATCGAGTCGCAACTCAACGCGGAGTACGCGTCGAAGGAAGACTTGTTGAAGCGCGCGGATCACGTCGTGCTCGTGCTGCCCTACACCAAGGAGAACCATCACACCATCGGCGCGGCCGAACTCGCGTTGATGAAGCCGACGGCCACGCTTACCAACATCGCGCGCGGCGGAATCGTCGACGATTCGGCGTTGATCGCCGCGCTGCGCGAGAAGCGTATCGCGGCCGCGGGGATCGACGTGTTCGAAGGCGAACCCGACTTCAATCCCGATTTCCTGTTGCTCGATAACGTCGCGTTGACGCCGCATATCGCGAGCGCCACCGAGTCGACGCGCCGCGCGATGGCCAATCTCGCCGCGGACAATCTCATCGCCGGTTTGGGTGAAGGACCGCGCGCCGGCAATCCGCCGAATCCGATCAACCCGGACGTGCTGAAAAAATGA
- a CDS encoding DNA recombination protein RmuC encodes MIELLYGAIALLAIALLVALVVLFATMRRTSRVDIEEEFVALTDRVNDMGEAQTRAQERLERGLRGDIAESTRVSRMESQSGFTQFHQTLATQLASTSSVQNAQFDALAQQLAQQSQQARDDQGNALKRFADSMTLHLGQLSEANERRLGEVRATLEARLKDIEANNSAKLDEMRRTVDEKLHSTLEQRLGESFKLVSDRLEQVHRGLGEMQTLAAGVGDLKKVLTNVKTRGIWGEVQLESLLEQLLTPDQYAKNVATVPKSNERVEFAVKLPGRHDTPGAPGDAATPVWLPIDAKFPREDYERLVDAQDRADPVGVEEAARALEGRLRAEARSIAQKYVSPPHTTDFALLFLPTEGLYAEVLRRPGLTDYLQREHRVSVAGPTTLTALLNSLQMGFRTLAIEKRSSEVWQVLGAVKTEFNKFGDVLAKTKSQLETVTRSIEAAQTRTRQMGKRLRDVEALPGEEARGLLGDDEAALPRDGDDEL; translated from the coding sequence ATGATCGAACTGTTGTACGGCGCGATCGCGCTCCTGGCGATTGCGCTTCTGGTTGCGCTCGTCGTCCTGTTTGCGACGATGCGGCGCACGTCCCGCGTCGATATCGAAGAGGAATTCGTCGCGCTCACCGACCGCGTGAACGACATGGGCGAGGCGCAGACGCGGGCGCAGGAGCGGCTCGAACGCGGCTTGCGTGGCGATATCGCGGAGAGCACGCGCGTCTCGCGCATGGAATCGCAAAGCGGCTTCACGCAGTTTCATCAGACGCTCGCGACGCAGTTGGCGAGCACGTCGAGCGTGCAGAACGCGCAGTTCGACGCGCTTGCGCAGCAACTCGCGCAGCAGAGTCAGCAGGCGCGCGACGATCAGGGCAACGCGCTCAAGCGCTTCGCCGACTCCATGACTTTGCATCTCGGCCAGCTATCGGAAGCGAACGAACGGCGGCTCGGCGAAGTGCGCGCGACGCTCGAAGCGCGCCTCAAGGACATCGAGGCGAACAACTCGGCGAAGCTCGATGAAATGCGCCGCACCGTCGATGAAAAGCTGCATTCCACGCTGGAGCAGCGGCTCGGCGAATCGTTCAAGCTGGTGTCGGACCGGCTCGAACAAGTGCATCGGGGCTTAGGCGAGATGCAGACGCTCGCGGCGGGCGTCGGCGATCTGAAGAAGGTGCTGACCAACGTCAAGACGCGCGGCATTTGGGGCGAAGTGCAACTGGAGTCGTTGCTTGAACAGTTGCTCACGCCGGATCAATACGCGAAGAACGTCGCGACCGTGCCCAAGAGCAACGAACGCGTGGAGTTTGCAGTCAAGTTGCCGGGCCGTCACGACACGCCGGGCGCGCCGGGCGATGCCGCGACGCCGGTGTGGCTGCCTATCGACGCCAAGTTTCCGCGCGAGGACTACGAGCGTCTCGTCGATGCGCAAGATCGCGCAGATCCCGTCGGTGTGGAAGAAGCCGCGCGTGCGCTCGAAGGACGCTTGCGCGCGGAGGCGCGCTCCATCGCGCAGAAGTACGTGTCGCCGCCGCATACGACCGACTTCGCGTTGCTGTTTCTGCCGACCGAGGGTTTGTATGCCGAAGTGCTGCGGCGTCCGGGTCTGACCGACTATCTACAGCGCGAGCATCGCGTGAGCGTGGCCGGTCCGACTACACTCACGGCGCTGCTCAACAGTCTGCAAATGGGCTTCAGGACGCTCGCTATCGAAAAGCGGTCGAGCGAGGTGTGGCAGGTGCTCGGCGCGGTGAAAACCGAGTTCAACAAGTTCGGCGATGTACTCGCGAAAACGAAGTCGCAACTCGAAACCGTCACGCGCTCGATCGAAGCGGCGCAGACGCGCACGCGTCAAATGGGCAAGCGCCTGCGCGATGTGGAAGCGCTTCCGGGTGAGGAAGCGCGCGGTCTGCTCGGGGATGACGAGGCCGCGCTGCCGCGAGACGGGGACGACGAGCTTTGA
- the mobA gene encoding molybdenum cofactor guanylyltransferase MobA: protein MPVAPENQTTGLVLAGGRGSRMGGVDKGLQLLRDEPLALHVLRRLAPQTDAMLISANRSGDDYARLATRFDARVIADSLADYPGPLAGIATALRAAHTEFVLTAPCDAPFVDSQLGTTLRRALDEHGADIAYAATVDTDETRIAHPVFALIRTSLADDLDAWLAAGERKVRAWYARHKAVQVPFHDDRAFYNINDLHQLAELARR from the coding sequence ATGCCCGTGGCCCCGGAAAATCAGACTACCGGACTCGTGCTCGCGGGCGGACGCGGCTCGCGCATGGGCGGCGTCGACAAGGGACTACAGCTCCTGCGCGACGAACCGCTCGCGTTGCATGTGCTGCGCCGCCTCGCGCCGCAGACGGACGCCATGCTCATCAGCGCGAATCGTTCGGGCGACGACTACGCTCGGCTCGCTACGCGTTTCGATGCACGCGTCATCGCCGATTCGCTCGCCGATTATCCCGGCCCGCTTGCCGGCATCGCCACTGCATTGCGCGCGGCGCACACCGAGTTCGTGCTGACCGCGCCTTGCGACGCGCCCTTCGTCGATTCGCAACTCGGCACCACGTTGCGACGCGCGCTCGACGAACATGGCGCGGACATCGCTTATGCGGCGACCGTCGATACGGACGAAACGCGCATCGCGCATCCGGTTTTCGCGCTGATTCGAACCTCGCTCGCCGACGATCTCGACGCCTGGCTTGCCGCCGGCGAACGCAAGGTCCGTGCGTGGTACGCGCGCCACAAGGCGGTGCAAGTGCCATTTCACGATGATCGCGCGTTTTACAATATCAATGATTTGCATCAGCTAGCTGAACTGGCGCGTCGTTAG
- a CDS encoding sodium:proton antiporter codes for MALLGAMSNASAATVDGASLSAAWGVPFFGMLLSIAVFPLVAAKLWHHHFGKIALLWALAFLVPFAAAFGGGTALGVFVHAMLEEYIPFIVLLASLYTVAGGICVHGDLRGSPRLNASLLALGTVLASLMGTTGAAMLLIRPLLRANENRRHVVHVVVFFIFLVANVGGSLSPLGDPPLFLGFLNGVGFFWTTTHLFLPMLLVSVVLLALFYALDTYFWRKEEKTQLGSVRTIAVHIDGRINFLLLAAVVALVLMSGIWKPGVVFDVYGTHLHLQNVVRDAALVIVLLASLVLTPKSARKGNAFDWAPIEEVAKLFAAIFITIAPVITILRAGESGAFAGIVHAVSDQGKPHDLAYFWATGILSSFLDNAPTYLVFFNLAGGDAPTLMTTGASTLAAISAGAVFMGANTYIGNAPNFMVKAIAESRGIRMPGFFGYMGWSGIVLLPLFAVLGWLFF; via the coding sequence ATGGCATTGCTCGGCGCGATGTCGAACGCGTCGGCGGCCACGGTCGATGGCGCGAGCTTGTCGGCGGCGTGGGGCGTTCCGTTCTTCGGCATGCTGCTTTCCATCGCGGTGTTTCCGCTCGTCGCGGCGAAGCTCTGGCATCACCACTTCGGCAAGATCGCGTTGCTCTGGGCGCTTGCGTTTCTCGTACCCTTCGCGGCTGCGTTCGGCGGCGGCACGGCGCTCGGCGTATTCGTTCACGCGATGCTCGAAGAGTACATACCGTTCATCGTTTTGCTGGCTTCCTTGTACACGGTCGCGGGCGGCATTTGCGTGCACGGCGATCTTCGCGGCTCGCCGCGTCTGAATGCCTCGTTGCTCGCGCTGGGAACCGTGCTGGCAAGCCTTATGGGCACGACCGGCGCGGCCATGCTGCTGATCCGCCCGCTCTTGCGCGCCAACGAAAACCGCAGGCATGTCGTGCATGTGGTCGTGTTCTTCATCTTTCTCGTGGCGAACGTGGGCGGCTCGTTGTCGCCGCTCGGCGATCCACCTTTGTTCCTCGGCTTTCTGAACGGCGTCGGTTTCTTCTGGACGACCACGCATCTCTTTCTGCCGATGCTCCTCGTCTCCGTCGTTCTCCTCGCGCTCTTCTACGCGCTGGATACTTATTTCTGGCGCAAGGAAGAAAAAACGCAGCTCGGCTCGGTCAGGACGATTGCAGTTCACATCGACGGCAGGATCAACTTTTTGCTGCTCGCGGCGGTCGTCGCATTGGTGCTGATGAGCGGCATCTGGAAGCCGGGCGTCGTGTTCGATGTGTACGGCACGCATCTGCATTTGCAGAACGTCGTGCGCGACGCGGCTCTGGTGATCGTGCTGCTCGCATCGCTCGTCCTCACGCCCAAAAGCGCGCGCAAGGGCAACGCGTTCGACTGGGCGCCTATCGAAGAAGTGGCGAAGCTTTTCGCGGCTATTTTCATCACCATCGCGCCGGTCATTACGATTCTGCGCGCGGGCGAGTCGGGCGCGTTCGCGGGCATCGTGCACGCGGTGTCCGACCAAGGCAAGCCGCACGATCTCGCCTATTTCTGGGCCACGGGCATCCTGTCTTCGTTCCTCGATAACGCGCCGACGTATCTCGTGTTCTTCAATCTCGCGGGCGGCGACGCTCCCACGCTCATGACCACGGGCGCGTCCACACTCGCGGCAATCTCGGCGGGCGCGGTCTTCATGGGCGCGAACACGTATATCGGCAATGCGCCGAATTTCATGGTGAAGGCAATCGCCGAATCGCGCGGCATTCGCATGCCGGGCTTCTTCGGTTATATGGGATGGTCTGGCATCGTCCTGTTGCCGTTATTCGCCGTCTTGGGCTGGCTATTTTTCTAG
- the moaA gene encoding GTP 3',8-cyclase MoaA: MSRRIIPLADVSAIPDFSGAVALPSGLLTDTLARPLRDLRISVTDRCNFRCVYCMPRDVFDKDYPFLPHSALLSFEEIERLARVFVAHGVEKIRLTGGEPLLRKNIEFLIERLALLRTPEGRPLDLTLTTNGSLLARKARSLKEAGLSRVTVSLDALDDTLFRRMNDADFAVADVLDGIEAAQSAGLLPIKVNMVVKRGTNDQEVVPMARHFKGSGVVLRFIEYMDVGASNGWNMSEVLPSAQVVERIAEHFALAPLEAHTAAETAQRWGYLDGSGEIGVISSVTRAFCGTCTRARLSTEGKLYLCLFATSGHDLRALIRGGASDADVANAVAHIWHARGDRYSQLRGSAAGNARREAPRVEMSYIGG, from the coding sequence ATGTCCCGACGCATCATCCCCTTAGCCGATGTCAGCGCCATTCCGGATTTTTCCGGCGCGGTGGCATTGCCATCCGGGTTGCTGACGGACACGCTCGCGCGTCCGCTGCGCGATCTGCGCATCTCGGTCACGGATCGCTGCAACTTCCGCTGCGTCTACTGCATGCCGCGCGACGTGTTCGACAAGGACTACCCGTTTCTGCCGCATTCCGCCCTGCTCTCGTTCGAGGAAATCGAGCGGCTGGCGCGCGTCTTCGTGGCCCACGGCGTCGAAAAAATCCGTTTGACGGGCGGTGAGCCGCTACTGCGCAAGAACATCGAATTTCTGATCGAACGACTCGCGCTTCTGCGCACGCCCGAAGGCCGTCCGCTCGATCTTACGCTGACCACCAACGGATCGCTGCTCGCGCGCAAGGCACGTTCGCTCAAGGAAGCGGGGCTGTCGCGCGTCACGGTCAGTCTGGATGCGCTCGACGACACGCTTTTTCGCCGCATGAACGACGCCGATTTCGCCGTGGCCGACGTGCTCGACGGCATCGAAGCCGCGCAGTCGGCGGGCCTTTTGCCGATCAAGGTCAACATGGTCGTCAAGCGTGGCACGAACGATCAGGAAGTCGTGCCGATGGCGCGTCACTTCAAAGGCAGCGGCGTGGTGCTGCGCTTCATCGAATACATGGATGTCGGTGCGTCGAACGGCTGGAACATGAGCGAGGTGTTGCCGTCCGCGCAAGTTGTCGAGCGGATCGCCGAGCACTTCGCGCTCGCGCCGCTCGAAGCGCATACGGCCGCCGAAACCGCGCAACGCTGGGGCTATCTCGACGGCAGCGGAGAAATCGGCGTGATTTCGAGCGTCACGCGCGCGTTCTGCGGCACTTGCACGCGCGCGCGGCTCTCGACCGAAGGCAAGCTGTACCTCTGCCTTTTCGCCACGTCCGGCCACGATCTGCGCGCGCTCATTCGCGGCGGCGCGAGCGATGCCGACGTCGCCAACGCCGTTGCGCACATCTGGCACGCGCGCGGCGATCGCTACTCGCAATTGCGCGGCAGCGCGGCGGGAAACGCGCGCCGTGAAGCGCCGCGCGTCGAGATGTCGTACATCGGCGGTTGA